In Toxotes jaculatrix isolate fToxJac2 chromosome 20, fToxJac2.pri, whole genome shotgun sequence, the following proteins share a genomic window:
- the LOC121200471 gene encoding chymotrypsin-like elastase family member 2A: MIWLVAFLSCVGLICAEAPFNHNVHNQRVIGGHDAKPNTWRWQVSLQFDSYNDGSYYHMCGGTIVDSFFVVTAAHCILSTDVSLYRVVVGEYNLYEYDGSEQFIRMEKIIIHPDWNGDLGKGNDIALLRLANPVYDNGYVAIADLPYPGQMLPHGFTCYITGWGLMDYGGSVPAILQQAPINVVEHSVCSQPNWWGSIALRTMVCAGGDGIISGCQGDSGGPLSCFTDGAWRVHGVVSYGPSGWCNQVSKPTVFTRVSSFQDWIYSVIQSH, encoded by the exons ATGATTTGGCTTGTGGCTTTTCTGTCGTGTGTCG GGCTGATTTGTGCTGAGGCACCCTTCAACCACAATGTGCACAATCAGAGGGTCATAGGTGGCCATGATGCCAAACCCAACACCTGGAGATGGCAG GTCTCTCTCCAGTTTGACTCATACAATGACGGGTCATACTACCACATGTGTGGAGGCACTATTGTTGATAGTTTCTTCGTCGTAACTGCAGCTCACTGTATTCTCAG CACTGATGTCAGTCTGTATCGTGTGGTGGTGGGTGAGTATAACCTGTACGAGTATGACGGCAGTGAACAGTTCATCCGCATGGAGAAGATTATCATCCACCCTGACTGGAATGGAGATCTTGGCAAAGG AAATGACATTGCTCTCTTGAGACTGGCTAATCCTGTGTACGACAATGGCTACGTGGCTATCGCTGACCTCCCCTACCCTGGCCAGATGCTGCCTCATGGTTTCACCTGTTACATCACCGGTTGGGGGCTGATGGACT atgGAGGGAGTGTCCCTGCCATTCTACAGCAGGCTCCCATCAATGTGGTGGAGCATTCAGTCTGCTCCCAGCCTAACTGGTGGGGCAGCATTGCTCTGAGAACCATGGTTTGTGCTGGAGGGGATGGAATCATATCAGGCTGCCAG GGCGACTCTGGAGGTCCACTGAGCTGCTTCACTGACGGAGCTTGGAGAGTCCATGGTGTTGTCAGTTATGGTCCATCGGGCTGGTGCAACCAAGTGTCCAAACC